In a genomic window of Clavelina lepadiformis chromosome 7, kaClaLepa1.1, whole genome shotgun sequence:
- the LOC143465283 gene encoding galactosylceramide sulfotransferase-like, protein MTSYGDLMKLNKWGVMGVLLMLVTLLVFAVNERVNDKFVYDTIITATTNDETDIILTTNQNEPSTTQAVTCEKWRHVVYIKTHKTGSTTAQKAISRFGDKGFKKMPRPRCTPFGGGYPGRFNFDFTPSGKFDVIDGHFRYDPVEFQRHMPEDTKYVTIIREPWSHFQSSFNFYKPQGKNGPQCHDSPINYVTKGRDVDVRTFVTMAEKELGPHVAWHFRFKNYQGHDLGLDPMMQDDVIIDREIRKLDDSLDLVMIMEYMDESFILLKKEFCMDWKDINLSGRNGRRYEKTALDANQQEAFDRLEKVDIALYKHFNATFWKKVDAYGRQQMAQDVATLRSLRKSQKIKTSLQKEPGYGPRQYKPTTKLELTARLKCFGAKASKVADYMLKNAGGCYEEA, encoded by the exons atgacgtcatacggCGATCTGATGAAACTAAACAAGTGGGGTGTTATGGGGGTGTTGTTGATGTTGGTGACTCTTCTTGTATTTGCCGTCAACGAAAGAGTCAATGACAAGTTCGTTTATGACACCATCATAACGGCGACAACGAATGATGAGACCGACATAATTTTGACG ACCAATCAGAATGAGCCGTCGACGACACAGGCAGTGACGTGCGAAAAATGGCGTCACGTGGTTTATATCAAGACCCACAAAACAGGAAGTACAACAGCACAGAAAGCGATTAGTCGCTTCGGGGACAAAGGGTTTAAAAAG ATGCCTCGTCCTCGATGCACTCCTTTCGGAGGGGGATACCCGGGCCGCTTCAACTTCGATTTTACGCCATCAGGAAAGTTTGACGTCATAGATGGACACTTCCGGTACGATCCGGTAGAGTTTCAACGTCATATGCCCGAGGATACCAA ATACGTCACAATAATCCGGGAGCCGTGGAGTCATTTTCAGTCTTCGTTTAACTTCTATAAACCACAAGGGAAAAACGGCCCACAATGCCACGACAGCCCTAtcaattacgtcacaaagggTCGCGACGTGGACGTGCGGACGTTTGTGACGATGGCGGAGAAGGAACTCGGACCACATGTGGCGTGGCACTTCAG ATTCAAAAATTATCAAGGTCATGACCTTGGCCTTGACCCCATGATGcaagatgacgtcataatcgatCGCGAGATTCGCAAATTAGATGACAGCCTGGACCTTGTGATGATCATGGAATACATGGACGAGTCCTTTATTCTCCTCAAG AAGGAGTTCTGTATGGATTGGAAAGATATAAATTTATCGGGGAGGAATGGGAGGAGGTACGAGAAGACGGCGCTCGATGCCAACCAGCAAGAAGCTTTCGACCGTCTTGAGAAAGTT GACATCGCTCTCTACAAACACTTCAATGCCACCTTTTGGAAGAAAGTTGATGCGTATGGCCGCCAGCAGATGGCGCAAGACGTCGCCACACTTCGATCTCTAAGAAAATCCCAAAAAATCAAGACCAGCCTCCAAAAAGAGCCGGGATATGGTCCACGCCAGTACAAACCTACCACCAAGCTAGAACTGACTGCGCGACTCAAATGTTTCGGCGCAAAAGCTTCTAAAGTGGCCGACTACATGCTGAAAAACGCAGGCGGTTGTTACGAGGAAGCATGA